A window of Thermodesulfobacteriota bacterium genomic DNA:
TGGCTTTGTACTAAAAAACAATTTTGCGGGTTTGTTTTGAACCGCAGAATATTGAACAAGGAATAATGAATATCGAAGAAAGGTATTCTAACATTTTTAATATCTAAAAAGATAGAGCGTAGCGAATGCATACTTAGTCATTTGACATAAGATTCTTCAGGATAAAAAATGATTGCTGAAAATGCCGATTATTATATTGACGGTGTACTTGAAGGGAACAGGCGGGTTATTGCAAAAACCATTACACTTGTTGAAAGTTCGCTGCCCGCTCATCAGGAAAAGGCAAAAACGATAATTGATAATCTTTTGCCGTATAGCGGAGAAGCGGTTCGTATTGGTATAACAGGGATTCCGGGTGTTGGCAAAAGTGCATTTATTGAGAGTTTCGGCATGATGCTGTTAAAGGATGATCATCGCATCGCAGTTCTTGCGGTGGATCCCAGCAGTAAAAAAAGCGGCGGAAGCGTCATGGGTGACAAGACGCGTATGGAAAGGCTTTCTGTGGAAGAATGTGCATTTATACGACCATCTCCATCAGGGGGAACCCTTGGTGGCGTTGCGAGAAAAACCAGGGAAACCATGATTGTATGTGAGGCCGCCGGTTTTGATGTAATAATAGTGGAAACAGTTGGTGTGGGTCAGTCGGAAACAACGGTTGCATCAATGGTCGATTTTTTTCTTGTGCTGATGCTATCAGGTGCAGGGGACGAACTTCAGGGGATAAAAAAAGGGGTGCTGGAACTTGCCGATGCGATTACAATAACCAAAACTGACGGCGATAATATTGAAAAAGCCAAACGTGCAAGGAAAGAGTATGAAACAGCACTGCATTTAATAAATCCGTCTTCCGCAAACTGGTTACCTCCGGTGA
This region includes:
- the meaB gene encoding methylmalonyl Co-A mutase-associated GTPase MeaB, which produces MIAENADYYIDGVLEGNRRVIAKTITLVESSLPAHQEKAKTIIDNLLPYSGEAVRIGITGIPGVGKSAFIESFGMMLLKDDHRIAVLAVDPSSKKSGGSVMGDKTRMERLSVEECAFIRPSPSGGTLGGVARKTRETMIVCEAAGFDVIIVETVGVGQSETTVASMVDFFLVLMLSGAGDELQGIKKGVLELADAITITKTDGDNIEKAKRARKEYETALHLINPSSANWLPPVTTCSAIKFEGMENIWNIILNHRDKLKSNGEFEEKRKNQSIEWMWSLVEEGLKDQFYKNTDVKTMLPKVKKEVEKGKMAPTAAAFKLLSFFSHKGVSSSTGSNRRHNDF